A segment of the Hemicordylus capensis ecotype Gifberg chromosome 6, rHemCap1.1.pri, whole genome shotgun sequence genome:
cctctaagagggattcccatatgttgggttttttttaacattttatatcctgctcttcctccaaggagcccagagcggtgtactacatatttaagtttctcctcacaacaaccctgtgaagtaggttagactgagagagaagtgactgttgactacaactcccagaacccccagctgcattttgtggataatgggagttgtaatcaacaatgtctgggaatccctgttagagggaacactgaaccctccctccctgagttttAATGTGTGCTTTGCTGGTCACCTTTTTGGAggctgggcaggaattttttggtaCTAGCCAAATTGGCCTGGGTatggtgtctttttttttttttttttttttgcctacctcacattAACACTCTTAGTTAGCTAGATTTTTACTGGTCACAACAGCAGGTACTATGCAGTTTGGGGGCATTTAAGTCTGATTGCTGAGCACCTTAGGTACATGATTGGCATTAAAAGAGTCCTAGTTAGTCCCTCGGTGTTGTACGACTCAAGGAGTGCTGGTTAGGGGGCTCTTCTAATCTACTGAAACATCATCAGCTCAACACACTGCACAGCATGGGGCTGGTGACTTGGAGGCAgttacctgaccttaggtcggttAAGAAGGACAGCATCAGCTGTAGGCAGGATGTTGTCTTGAGACAAAGTGTTATCACCCTTTGTGTTATAGGCCAGAATTGCCCAGGGTGATGAGTCTTTAGGGACTGCACTATAGAGGGTAGAGAGCCAATCCCCTTCAAATCTGATTTGTCAATCAATACAGTCATGGCCCCTTTTACCCAAATGTTATTGTGTCTTGTGTCCTTATCTGTCTGAGTGGAGTGCACATTTACACAAGCTAGCAAGCACACTTCAGTTGCTGGACATTCCGTCTATAGCTGTGACATCTCTGGGTAATTTTCTTCTAGTCCAGCTTTGGGATTTTGACTCTGCTTCACCTTCGGGCAGATGGTAGCTCAAAGATGTTACTTCACTGTCTTTCTGCTCGCTTGCTCTCTGTAGTGTTTATGTACATCCATCCTAGAAAGCTTACAGCAGAAGTAAAAAAATTTCATGGCTGTTACTTGCTTTGGGAACCCCttctttgttggagatggagttccagtgcattgacttttgcaccgactatcttAATGGCCACTCGGAGTAGAGGTCACCTACTAGTGAGGGTCAGCTTACCTGTCCCTGGCtgtttgcctctactctatgactgcTTGAAGCTGTGGCCTACTTCACACTGTACCTACACTAAACCATGTGGGTGGCCCTCAAATTTTGCAACTGCAGAGCCAGAGCTCCATGTGGAAACCATTTGTATAGGCAGCTGCCCATGTCATTTGGCTGATTTGAACCATACCAACACACCTCAGGGAATTTCAACCATAATTACACAACACAAGACGTTTCATGGACCTCTGACCATGTTGTTGACTTATGACCGGCCACCCACAGAGTTGCTGCCTGTGTTAACTGAGTGTGCACTTATCacctctgcctttcctttctcttAAACATACACTGAAGATGAAGAAAGCAATGTAATGGTTGACAAAGAGCAGCTACAAATCTTGATGGAAATATACCAACCTGAAATTCTGCATGAATTGCTGAAATTTGCTGGCCCTTTTTGCCAGTGGGACTATAACGTTAATCAGGGTGTAGGCCATATTGAGGTTTTCGTTCTTGACTTTCATGATGGGCCCAAATGGTCTGAATAGGGCAATTTGCTTGAATTCATATTCTTTGTTGCCTTTGAATGTCAACTCATATAGGGTGCCTTTATCTCTTTCTGTGCGGTAGATGCCTATTATGAAAATGAAGGGAAACCCACAGTTAGCAAGACTTTCCTAAAGAGAGTATACATTTAACATTAGTATATGGGGAGAGAATctagcagtaggggtgtgcaaggtctGGAGTCCCCCCGGTCcagcacgggggggactgttactttaagcgggggtggtgatagtacttccccccccacccgccgctcttccccctctggcgctggtccgtttaaacatcttcttggggtggcagttcctccctgccgcccctgcccccgtcgttgttccttaaggtttAAAAGAGCGTCAAAGACGAGCGCGTGCGCTgcgcagggcacatgcgcgccactAGCTCTCGTCTCTTTTaaaccttaaggaacaacgacgggggcaggggtggcagggaggaactctgccgccccaagaagatgtttaaacggaccagcgccggagggggaagagtggcgggtggggggggaagtactaccaccacccccgcttaaagtaacatgtCCCCAcccatccgaacctccggaccgccggactgccgaactggtccagaggtctgtaacagtgtgcccggaccgaaccatgcacactactatctAGCAGTATTTAAGGTATGCTGCTAATTTTGTTTGTGTTCCCATCACTTTCTTTTTGGTAGATTGggaggcaggacttccattttatgATATTATTCagttcatttcttttaaaatactttATTGTGAAAGTTCAAGATATTGGAAATATAGAAAGGGACACagttctcttaatttttcagaTACGTTTCTGTTCAATCCCATTAAGGGTGCCTATCTTACTTGTTTTGCATATGTAAGCACTTCATTGAGACAAAAGGGCATGTTTACCTACGTGTGTAGGTATTTAAAAAATCTGCATCTTTTATCCTCTGAAGTGAAGGAAGTGCTTGACTAGGGTCCTTTAGTGCTGCTTGAGGCATTGCTTTTCTGAGGTTAACTGCAAGCAGAATTAAAACAGAGGTTTCATACCACATTGGATAAAAGCACCATATTAACTAGCAATGCCCTTCTCCAAAGCCAAAAGGTTTTATAGCATCTACTCACAAGTAACATCTATTTATTAAAGGTCTCTGGCAGCTTCAAGTAACATCCTTCTTTGCAGGTTTAGCCCATTTTATAGCTTCCATTGATCCTGGTAGTTGTGGTGAGAACAGAAACAAATACGGGTCAGTGCTCAGGGAGTAAATAGCCTCCTTGGGCACTGACTCATATTTGTTTCTGTTCTTGCAAGGGGTAGGGACTCTTTAATTATTGTTCTGTTCTCATTTTTTAAATAGCAGAATAGTGCTATAATTccactattttaaaaagacagaaataaTTAGAAGAAATCAGTAATTAAAGGCTTCCCCCACCGTGGGAACAGAAACTCACAAGGTAATTCTCAGAGAGGCTTTTCTGTTTTTCACCAATCCCCGACTTGTTTAAAGGCTCAGAAGTCCTGAAAAGCCTTAATAGTGCCTTCCTCATAATGAACAGCTGGAGCTGCAATTGCATTTTATTAttgcaaccaaaatgatcagtgcCTAGAGTTCCTTCCTTacaaagcaaggctacaacatctggggcttttgcaTTTAGGGGGGGGAAGCTGtctagggggagacatgatagaggtttataaaaattATGCAAGGTAAATTTTTCTCCctgacaacactagaaccagcaatCATTctatgaaactgattaccagaaaatttaggaccaacaaaaagaagtactttttcacacagcataattaatcaatggaattatctgtcatgggatgtggtgatggccactaacttggatggctttgggAGGGGCTTAggcaacttcatggaggatagtctatcaatggctactaatcttgattcAGAGGTAGAATGTCTCCGAATAGcatttgcaagggagcaacagcaggggaggggacatgccttcatctcctgcttttgggcttcctaaaggcagatggtcggccactgtgggaaacaatgttgaactagataggccttggggtgGATCCAGAAGGGCTTTTCTTTTATGTCCTTCTACTTTGGAAAGCATTGAACCTTCTTAGACATAATCCACCAAAGGCATtattaaaatgtcttttaaaaaaactccaaCCACAGTATTTACCTCTACAATCTTTGCTAATTCAGCATTCAGTGATTGATTTCTTTACTTGACAGTACTCATTTGCATAGCAGGAGAAGATTCTGAACTTGATACAAGGAATAGCTACTCCACAAGAGAAAGAACAGCAAAAAAGCTAAGAGGGTAACTTATTTTAATGTTGTGTCATTCTGTTGAGTAAGAATTCCACTGCATGTAAAGGAGTTACATCAGATGCAGTAAAGGAAAATGCTAGACTCTGAGAAGGTGATTAGGAAATGTTGCCATTTTGCCATTGATGTGCAAGCCAGGAGAGTCTGTTTGCTTTTTCTTAAGTAGGCTATGTCTCAAATGCTGATAGATGAAATTGGTCATTGCTCAGCAGAAATGAAATATACCTACCACTCATATACACAaaactgcagcagaagacccatttgttttaatctgtctGTACCAAACATGTATGAACTGAAGTGGGAGGTGGGAGCCTGTCCGTTACAGAAAAGGGGGCAGATGGAGATGCTAAACTCTCCTCCCTCTTTTCTAATGTCTCTTTTTCCCCATCTGGGCTTTGATACTGGGAAAGAAGTCAACAccaagaagtttttcacacagggcttttaaagcccttttgctctcgtctcctctggaatggagggtgtgcattcaaatatcagccagatttaccctgaagtccctgtgagctattggggagcattccagacacgattcgggtttttcattgtgtgttagagtgcagcctgatttatatccagggtaaaagaattccaatttttgcatcaggtttttgggataactttgagttctcagtaaagtcttgcagaaaactcacagtaaagcttgctatgtggagaactccctggtggAGTTGGGTGGCAAGGAGCTATGGAAAAACAAATGGTGGGCATAGAGAAGGAATTGTTCAAAAGAATAGTCATACCCTGTACTCCAGCTTTAATCCTGGGTCTGCTACTGTCCCATACAGTTTGAGTCTAAACCCAGTTTGTTGCCACATTTGTTGCCACAGAGATTGGGGAGACATGCTGGGATAACGGGTGGaatgtgagagagaaaatgtggCCTTGCTCACCATGGGGGAAGACAGCATATTTTAGCTGCCCCAGACGCCACAGGCATCAGCTGCCACGGTCCCTAGAACATTTCTGTTATTGTTTCCAGAAGTTAAGAAGGGACACACCAGGGAGCCCAAGCATAGCAAATGGTGCTGCGGATAGAAAATAATTCTCTCACCTGGACTGAGACATTCCCACCAGCACCTGCCTCACTCTTTCATAACTGACTCCCATGCATACACACCTTCTATGAAGTCAGAAGTGGAATACATCTGACGATTTGTGTTGCCATTGCTCTCTGGGCTATTCAGAGTTTCCAAGCCAAACTCAATAGCCTCCACCAACTCATCCCGCTTGTCCTTCCGCACTGGTTTCTCCTCAGGGTGGCGCGTAAGACCCATCTCCAGTTGGTACACTTTCTGAAGGGTGAAGCTCTCAAAGGGGACTGCAGCATATTCCGTTGGCAGCTTCACGCCAGTATGGACCTCTGCTTTGCTAACCTGGGAATGCAGGAACTGCATTAGGTCCTTCTGGGGTTTCTCAGGGTGCCCCTGGTCAACCCCCACTCCTAACAAATCAGTGCTGTGGCCTTGCATGGTTTTCAGTTGCTCACTCCTCTCCTGGAGTTCATCCTTCAGCTGGGCAATCTGCCTCTTCAGCATGTTGATGTAGTCCCAATGATGTTCCTCCCTTTCCCTTAGGATAGCCTGATATTCTTCTTTTCCTGTAGGGCTATTGGCCCTGGGAAAGGCAAGCTGCTGGTTGTCACCTCTGGGTGTGCAGGCCAACATGTAGAGCACGGATACTGTACAGCAGAGCACCACCAGCAGAACTATCATCTGAGGGAGCCATGTCACTAGTCCCCGCCGAACCATTGTCTATTAAGCAGCTGGTAGTATCCACATTCCTTTACAAGTCTAAAGTCCCCAGCAATCATCAAGACCCAGATCATAAGTTGCACACATTGTTCACTAATGTTCCCTTATTTTGTATGACGTGTATGGAAACTGGACAGCAGGGCATACCCACATGGCAGTACCAACAGCCAAGCTGACAAGCCAGTGCCGTTAGCCACATGGCCGATCCTCAGACCAACTTCCATTTCAGTCTTGTTGACTGGCAGCAATGGAGAGTGGGTGATCTGAAAGACAAAACCATGCATATTATAAAGACATATATTGTGTGAAGAaattaacctcccccccccaaaaaaaaatcattactgcTGAAGTCTGACTCATTACAAGTTGTGGATCTGCAGTTAGTGTGACTGTAATCTAAGCAATTATTTGCTAGAAGAGTATAATGTTCAAGTGTTTccttcaaagtgctgtttttaaaaatgtagattgACCAGGAGCTCTGCATACAACAGGTACATTCTGGGATCAACTATCATGGCCTTCAAAGAATGCCACCATTTTATTCCTCCTCCTGCAGGGTAGAGACTCATACTCCTTAAAAGGGACCCCTAAGAGATCTAAGAGTTTTGAAATGTGGAGTactgggtggggagtgggggacacATGGAAAAATTCAGAAGAAAAGTGGGGGTGATTCTTCCCCTCCCACAAGAACAGAGATGGGACTCATATAAGGGGTGCTAGCGAGAGACAGCACTGCTGCAAATCTCTATGGCACTGCTGTCTTCTCCCATTTATCTCCCCATTTATAGATGGGAATGTTCCCATTTAGGGATGGAGAATGGGTGGGAGAAGGTAGTGATGCCATGAGGGTCTTATGGTGGTGCTGGTGTCTccttccaccctcccttcccctcccctatgCAGAGGGACTTCTTCCCAGAGCAATAATGCAAGGGGATGCATTATCTGGAAGGCAGGCACATTCACCAAgggggaggaaaagctacccccAAGAGACTCAGAAGTGGCCTCTCCCCATCAGAACATGGGGTCACAGCACAGCAAGCAATAGGGCCAGGAGGAAGAGgggctgctaccaccacaacaCATTCCATTGCCCCCCATTCACCAGTgcaaagggggggagggagccaTCATTGCCCAGCCTGGTGCCACCATCCCTCCCTCTCCAACCATTAAGTTAAGCTAACCTCCCACTGAGCTTAGGTGGGAGGAAGTGCAGGTAATAGTAAAGCACCATGTGGGGGCTACTATTGGGCTTTGTCCCAGGATCCCCAGCAACTTGGTGCTTTGCTACCCTATCCACTGTCAGAGCATACTCCTTGAATCCCAGTGTTGTAAAGGAAGTTCCCAATCCAGCCAGTCTTGACATCCAAAAAAGGAACACAACGGGCCATTGGAGTGCCTTTGCCTCCCATGGCTTGCCTAAGTTTTGCTATGAGTTACTCTGAGACTTAATTTTGTGCGTGTCCTATTCAAGTTCAAAAAAACACActagtggtgttttttttaagcagaggTCTTTTATAAGGTTTTTAATTTCACTGTTTTGAGTGATGTGACAAGTAGTTTCCTTCTATATATTTGAGATGATATTTATCCTGTTAAAGTTGGTTATTGTTTTCCATCCTTCCAGGTTTCTGAAATGTTCCATGAACATTGCTCAGTAAAAGGTTTTGAGTTATTTATGCAATAGTGCATCATGTATACTTTCTTTGGaaggtgtgttttgttttagcaTTTAACATTTGTTTAATATCCATTTTAAAGTATACATCATTCGTTTGAATGCCGctactgtaggggaagaatggcagttcagttcccAAATCGCAGAACAAAACCAATTGGGtgagaaaacagcaaagcaagaggtcttgagacagttttttttagtactgaagaactacaaggatttatttaaagaaaaggttacaaacaaatgtgaaaaagcctgcagcttatttcagctgtagctcatggctgaagagagagaccaaaacaaacagcgatctctggagagacaaaatggaaactaacactggaagaacaaagaggggaggagtccagcactgtTACCCATGACACTAACTCCTcctgtggtcactatgagacattgcagctgagagctgatgctgtcagggtcctagctccaatagCTACTATGGTCACATGCATTGGGCATAAAACAGACCACACTTGAGGCTTGcctctttctcccttctcccagagctttcccagatgggcgGCTTTACTGcggcaggaagtgcctaaagttaagccgctttgagcactgcaccaaagtccTACTTTTTAAAGGCCAGAGACCAAAGTCCTACTTTTTAACCGCCcaaagttttgggctgtatacaaatatgttaaataataatgaaataaaatagataataataatgcCCAGTAACTGAGAATTGTCAGGATCAAAGCTGAATAATGGCATTGACTGTATGAAAGGCATTTCCTGTTGCTATTTTGACATTATTATAAATGGTTCCCTTGTATGTATTTCCCCCTAGCCCAAGTGTTGTGAAGCTGCGATCAATCCCCGTTTGGAAAAACTCCCCATATAAATATCAGAACAGTCTAGCATCCATTCATGATTTTGATAGCTTCCGTCTGCGAgttatcagagagcacttcacacacaattcggggttttcattcGTTCATTAAAGTGTCGCCCGACACTTTGTTTATCCAGGATAAACAAATCCACTTCTTGCATCAGTctttggggcaacttcgaactcgcagtattTACCAtgaggtttttgcttttagctcacatctcctccggaatggagggtgcaagtacacatatcggccagatttcctCCAAAgcccctgtgagttatcggggagcagtccacatgtgcaatttgggttttctaCTGCGCctgagtgtagcccaatttatatctggagtaaaaaaactccactattttcagcagttttttgagacagctttaagtttgcagtaaagcctctcagtaaacccagGGTAAAATCTGTTGTACGTAAAAcctcctgctgtctgggaaagctcctggtgcaaAGTGGTTTCTGATGGATGCTCTATTGATTGAATGAGGTCAGGAAGTGGTAGGGCATGGGGCATGGAATGCAGCTGGGTTCGTAGGCTTCTTTTTGCACAATTACATCTTTGACTCATGTGAAAGGATTAGCTGTACTGACAGTGAAAACTCAAATTACACCTCAATGATTTAGATAAATACTCCAGTTTATTACtggaagcaacagcagcattCAAGACCTTTGGTTAGAGAGTTCTTCAAACAAGCGCTCTGTCAAATAGTAATCGAACATTTTACTTCCTTAAATACCTTATTCATTTCCCTGGCTGCTACACCAGCTGTATTTCTGGTCTGGACTGAAGgtgacggggtgggtggggggtgggatgggtgAGTGGGAGAGCACTTTTAATGGTTTCAAGCACTTAATCTCATCATAGTTTGCCTTACATGATTTGTTAAACCAGAGTGATGTTTGACTTACTTCAATCTGTAATCTTTCGCACTGAAAATAATTAATCAGAGACTCAAGCAAGCTGAAATTGCAGAGAAAAGAGCCCTCAGGTAATGAGTGGCTTCTGGACGGTACCAGTTTCTGCTTGGGAAAAGTGACAGTTCAAATAGCATTTCTCAGAGGTAGGTGgcattaaaattatattctaGTCTGATATGACTAACGGGTACTGGGAAAATCCCCAGGCTTTCACTATTCAGCTAGTGGTGATTTTTGTAGCATGCCAACATGGCAGATGGCAAAATACAGCATTGCACCTTGCAGACAAGGTGAAATGGTGTGATTACTACAAATCAAGTCAGGGGAAAAGACAAAAGGACCACACAGAAAACACTGGAATGAAATAGGCTGGCAATGACATTTGAATGCtctggggttttttgggttttttaaagtgatgaaAGGATGGTATTTCCAAACTAAATTGCTAGTGTGGGGTGGATTTGTTCAACCCATGGCAAGCACAATCCTCTTATCATTCCAGCTAAGAAAACCTTGGTATATTGATATGAGATTGTCGCCCTTTTCACTTGTTGTTGTACCTGGATGCAGGGGAAcaggagcatgccagcaagccccAATCTCATGCCAACATGCTTTGCAGCCCTGCCCCCACACTGTCCACAAGTGCAGCATTTGTCTGTAGAGATTACCACTGTACCAGCGAGAGATCCTCTCCATGACTAGGAATGCCCAACATAAAGCAATTTAACCAACGCAGGCTAGGTTCTCATGATTGCTTTTCTAACCCAGGAGGTTATCCAAAATCAGCGTGGGGCACCTGGCACACAATCAGTATCATTGCTGTGGTGCAGTCCCCACACAGTCCTGACTAGCAGTTTCAGGGGAGCCGATTGGGGGAGCCATGGGCCTCCAGGGACTCAGATAGAATTCCAGAAGCCCTCACACTGCTCTCACCCTATAAGGTCTTCAGCACATCACCAGCCACATTCCCATTGGCCCTGATGCCAGAGTGGGCAGCTGAAGCAGCTCTGAGTGcattcagccctccctggagtGTTTCAGCAATGCTGAGCTACATCGTGGAGGTGGAGTTGCCACCAAAGCAACCGCCAGCCACAGCAACCCCTTCCCTGCCATAGGGAGATCACCTGGGTTGAGACCCAGCTAACACTTGGATCACCCCTGCAGGAAGAGGGGAGGCAGGCACATGGAAAGAAGTTGTCCAGGACTAGACTGACAGGCAGGCAGTGCAGTTCATGGAccccagggcatcctggagagcacCTTCCCTGGTGTCTGCCATCATAACCAGGGCACTGTGTCCATGATGGGCAGTTATGCCTCCTGggaaggggaaggcagggagggttCCCCATTCCCTACACCTGGCCAGTATGAGTTCTACAGTTGGCAGGAGGCAAGGGGATGGCATCCTACTCAGGGACCCATTGCTTACTGGCTGGCTTGGTAGGGAGCAGTATGCCCACTCATCAGTTGTTCCACTCCATATCAGCTTGGTTTTTCCTCCCTGTCCCAGCAAAATTGACTTCTGACTGATTGGTGCTATCCCCGGCACCCAAACAGGGAGTACAATTTATCTGATCACCACTGGTGAAAGACAGAGCCAACACACTCACTACCCACAGCAGCTACCATCTGCCCCCCTCTAATCCAGGCCCCCTTGCATCCACTCCTACCGCTCTTGCCCACACAGTGCTGCTTTACTGCTGCCATGATTGTCCCCGGCAGCACCCACCCTCCCCTTTGGCCAAACATCTGGCTGTGAGCCACAACAGTTTGTCCCTGGCAAAGGTGGTGCCAAGCCAAAGAAAAGGCAAGCCACTGGAGGAAGGTGGGACATCGCTGTGTGGCAAATGGTAtgagagagctcaggaggggagattcctttctctgccccagctacagcggaagtgcacaggtaaggagagcactgctaattaatattgtctggagttAAAGTctcaaataaagtagtttatttgggaaatccatcagggagatagctTAAGACCTATCAtgtctcatcatcatcatcatcagccccCAGTGagacactaccttggcgtggttgtggggcttgcgtgctctgaggaaggtgagagctatgccagaggtctgACCatgctggacaggtctcaccagaggagccagacaaagagtgcctctcccatcaacaatatggtgagacgtaactttaataaatctataccggatcggtcgtcgcccgggtcaacaaggaccgtgccaggtgctggagtccctggacatctggtggcaagtgggcaacaggactcaggatcttcagttgagcaaccagggctggagactgcaaggtaactggaagaaacgtcgcttaactgaaagaaaaaaaatacgaaaaacgccgacaaggaaataatgatctgctattacaagtctagtccaactagaagaggttatttaaaaagaatgtaccaaatttggaaagagaagcatccagatacagaaataatagaacaaaggctagcagaccagagaagattcataataagaaataaagtattcacaggagttgagctggaagaactgcaaagagcagcacaggctcaagatatggaagaagaattaccaccaactgaagaagttgctcaggcacaggtggaggaggtgttggaaatagaggatgccactgttgctgaactgtttcaaaatcaaaatcaggcaacctcccctttgccttcacctcaaaaacataaatgtcgtttaacagaaaagcaacaagaactaaagcaaaaaataattgagcacatgaaccaaacaaccaccaggattcgacttccagtgttaaaaacagttgccaaaaaacaacttgctcaggcattaaaagatgtcaatgctgcacttgcagaaataacaaccaataatttgcaagaaacaaaccaactaatgtacagagcagcaacaataacaacacaagagctcggatataagatcagtggacctgtaaaaaaagaaagtagtacatcacctaaatggaagattagattagaaaataaaatcgccaggcttagatcagatgctagtaaactgaaagatatgaaagacaagaagctgaagaatgaaaacaccaaacactatctgatccaaaaataccacctagattcaagctaaattagagaagtcctggaaataataaagcagcaatctccaattccagttgaatcagagacgtttctaccaacgcatagaaggagaaactgcaagaaacatagaaacaccaaataaagaagaaacagtgcagtgaAAATTATttgacaatccaatagattataataaaaaagcctgctgggtgaaagaggtcggaaaatgtaaccaacaaatgcaagatctaataataacaccagaattaataagtgaaagagcaaagaaaattaaaaattggactgcaccaggcaatgatgaactgcatggcttttggcttaaacacctaacaagccttcgtAAACAACTaccaaacagttcaatcacattttgcaaggaggtgatattgaacaatggctaacaaatgggaaaactcatctcatcatgaaagacccagcaaaaggtgcagttccaagtaattatagactgataacctgcctgccaaccatgttcaaattattaattggaataatagcagatgaagtaatgcaagacttattaactaacaaacagcttccagttgaacagaaaggaaattgcccaaacaccagaggcacaaaagaccagctgctgattgacaaaatggttttagaaaattgcaagagaagaaaaaccaatctaagtgttgtatggattgactacaagaaagccttcgattcattgcctcacacatggatactaaaatgtttattaacaactggtgtcagcaaaaacattcagatatttatttaaaaagcaatgagcatgtggagtacacagttcacaatcaatggcgagacacttggacaggttagcattagaagaggcattttccaaggggactcactatcccctctgttgtttgtaatcgccatga
Coding sequences within it:
- the CSGALNACT1 gene encoding chondroitin sulfate N-acetylgalactosaminyltransferase 1 isoform X2: MVRRGLVTWLPQMIVLLVVLCCTVSVLYMLACTPRGDNQQLAFPRANSPTGKEEYQAILREREEHHWDYINMLKRQIAQLKDELQERSEQLKTMQGHSTDLLGVGVDQGHPEKPQKDLMQFLHSQVSKAEVHTGVKLPTEYAAVPFESFTLQKVYQLEMGLTRHPEEKPVRKDKRDELVEAIEFGLETLNSPESNGNTNRQMYSTSDFIEGIYRTERDKGTLYELTFKGNKEYEFKQIALFRPFGPIMKVKNENLNMAYTLINVIVPLAKRASKFQQFMQNFRSANFKNFTFIQLNEEFSRGKGLDVGARVWKGSNVVLFFCDVDIYFTAEFLNTCRVNTQPGKKVFYPVLFSQYNPSLIYGHHDSIPPLEQQLVIKKETGFWRDFGFGMTCQYRSDYINIGGFDLDIKGWGGEDVHLYRKYLHSNLIVVRTPVRGLFHLWHEKHCLDELTPEQYKMCIQSKAMNEASHGQLGMLVFRREIEAHRRKQKASNKKT
- the CSGALNACT1 gene encoding chondroitin sulfate N-acetylgalactosaminyltransferase 1 isoform X1 produces the protein MVRRGLVTWLPQMIVLLVVLCCTVSVLYMLACTPRGDNQQLAFPRANSPTGKEEYQAILREREEHHWDYINMLKRQIAQLKDELQERSEQLKTMQGHSTDLLGVGVDQGHPEKPQKDLMQFLHSQVSKAEVHTGVKLPTEYAAVPFESFTLQKVYQLEMGLTRHPEEKPVRKDKRDELVEAIEFGLETLNSPESNGNTNRQMYSTSDFIEGIYRTERDKGTLYELTFKGNKEYEFKQIALFRPFGPIMKVKNENLNMAYTLINVIVPLAKRASKFQQFMQNFREMGIQQDRRIHLTVVYFGKEQMSEVKGILENTSKSANFKNFTFIQLNEEFSRGKGLDVGARVWKGSNVVLFFCDVDIYFTAEFLNTCRVNTQPGKKVFYPVLFSQYNPSLIYGHHDSIPPLEQQLVIKKETGFWRDFGFGMTCQYRSDYINIGGFDLDIKGWGGEDVHLYRKYLHSNLIVVRTPVRGLFHLWHEKHCLDELTPEQYKMCIQSKAMNEASHGQLGMLVFRREIEAHRRKQKASNKKT